A single genomic interval of Portunus trituberculatus isolate SZX2019 chromosome 41, ASM1759143v1, whole genome shotgun sequence harbors:
- the LOC123516729 gene encoding WAG22 antigen-like, with amino-acid sequence MARGEEVDVYGKSGMHDPEMAWIAEQDGEHNDGSPLHHHTFVLLCHCTEMAGHESTTTTTIPLRYLLFIMVLAAMAGAGTAKAVPKTNPSPGRITARSTLYPTHGSHHPKDRDDHYHYHTHHLQRPPYLYGYGYGYPGLGLGGLGGLGSLGGLGGLGLGGLGGLGGLSGLGGLGGLGGIGMGGLGGLGGFGIGGLGGLGGVGMGGIGLGGYSYGW; translated from the exons atggcgagaggagaggaagtggatgTCTATGGAAAGTCTGGAATGCACGACCCTGAGATGGCTTGGATAGCGGAACAGGATGGGGAACACAATGATGGG tcaccacttcaccaccacaccttcgTCCTTCTCTGCCACTGTACAGAGATGGCCGGTCAcgaatcaaccaccaccaccaccataccccTCCGCTACCTGCTGTTTATAATGGTCCTGGCTGCGATGGCTGGTGCTGGGACGGCCAAGGCTGTACCGAAGACCAACCCCAGCCCGGGAAGGATCACAGCGCGCTCCACTCTGTACCCAACTCACGGCAGTCACCACCCAAAGGACCGCGatgaccactaccactaccacactcaccacctgcAGCGCCCTCCCTACCTCTACGGCTACGGTTACGGATATCCTGGCCTTGGACTGGGAGGTCTTGGCGGTCTTGGCAGTCTTGGCGGTCTTGGCGGTCTTGGCTTGGGTGGTTTGGGTGGTCTGGGTGGCTTAAGTGGTTTGGGAGGTTTAGGTGGCTTGGGCGGCATCGGTATGGGCGGTTTAGGTGGATTGGGTGGTTTCGGTATCGGTGGTTTGGGCGGTTTAGGAGGCGTTGGTATGGGAGGTATTGGTCTGGGCGGGTATTCCTACGGCTGGTGA